The Sphingobacteriales bacterium DNA segment TTTTCTATTTTTGTATAAACCCGAAACACTTCATCCTGAAATAATCGTCAAATGCGGTACGCAGCGTTATGTTGTTTTTGTGCAGAAAATCCACATCGCAAATTGCATTGAAAATCATACGGTCGCTCACCACCAGTATGGAGGTATGAATGCCTGCGAAGACACCCGCCTTTTTCCCGGCATTGTAAAAGTCCGTTAGCACTTCCGTCACATATTCTATGAATATCTGAACCTGCTTCCAGAGTTTGGGGTATCCATCCTGCAAGTCAGCCAGAAAGATGTTGGAAATGTCCGTCATCGTTTCGGAGAATAACTCGAGGATGCGATACAGCCTTGTTTCATAAGCCACGCGGTCGTCTTTGGAGATTCGCTCGAAATCGCCAAGCTGTCCGATAACGCGCAGCAGGACAATTTCTATCATCTCATCTTTCGAACTGAAATAATTATACAGCGTGGCTTTGCTTACGTTCAGTTCAGCCGCAATGCTGTCCATGGAATATTTTTTCAGCCCGTGTTTTTTAAAGGTTTCCGTCAGTTTAAAGATGTACAAATCCCGTTTCTTGGGATTGGCATTTCTTTCTTTAGCAACAGCGTTTCGACCCATTTTTCTTTTCCTATGTTAATTAAACATCAATCGACTGCATAAAATTAAACTAAAATTGTTTAAATAGTTTGATTTTATAAAATTTATTTTCTAAATTCGATTCTGTTGAATTTTTAAAATCAGGAATTATATGAATACAATTCAAATTAATGGCAACGGCACACTGCAGAAAAGTGAAATGACAAGGTTGCATAAATTATGGCGCAGGTACAAATATTTTACCCCTGTCCTCATCATTCCGGCAATCATGTATATTTCCTTTTACTACCTGGGTTACTGGTCATTTTTTGCGTTTGTGTTTGTCTATGGATTTATTCCGGCCATGGAATTTATCTTTACCGGA contains these protein-coding regions:
- a CDS encoding TetR/AcrR family transcriptional regulator, whose amino-acid sequence is MGRNAVAKERNANPKKRDLYIFKLTETFKKHGLKKYSMDSIAAELNVSKATLYNYFSSKDEMIEIVLLRVIGQLGDFERISKDDRVAYETRLYRILELFSETMTDISNIFLADLQDGYPKLWKQVQIFIEYVTEVLTDFYNAGKKAGVFAGIHTSILVVSDRMIFNAICDVDFLHKNNITLRTAFDDYFRMKCFGFIQK